One part of the Sphingobium yanoikuyae genome encodes these proteins:
- a CDS encoding thioredoxin domain-containing protein: MTKFRLSLLALIAVPAIAVAAAPNWVAQVVRSPIGGHVMGNPAAPTKLVEYVSYTCSHCAHFVNDASASLKADYVKGGKVSAEVRNAVRDKYDLTAALLARCGGAKRFMGNHEALFANQDAWMEQIMAYDKGAAKPTEQKAALRDIGQKTGLYALMNKRGFTNAQLDACIADPASEKAILAMTDEAWNKVKITGTPGFVVNGTLVQGSTWELLKAALPAAAR, encoded by the coding sequence ATGACCAAGTTCCGCCTTTCCCTGCTTGCCCTGATCGCCGTTCCCGCCATCGCCGTCGCCGCCGCGCCCAACTGGGTCGCGCAGGTGGTGCGTTCGCCGATCGGCGGCCATGTCATGGGCAACCCCGCCGCGCCGACCAAGCTGGTCGAATATGTCAGCTATACCTGCAGCCACTGCGCCCATTTCGTGAATGACGCGAGTGCATCGCTGAAGGCCGATTATGTGAAGGGCGGCAAGGTCAGCGCCGAAGTGCGCAACGCGGTGCGCGACAAATATGACCTGACCGCCGCGCTGCTGGCCCGCTGCGGCGGCGCCAAGCGCTTCATGGGCAATCATGAGGCGCTGTTCGCCAACCAGGATGCCTGGATGGAGCAGATCATGGCCTATGACAAGGGTGCCGCCAAGCCGACCGAGCAGAAGGCGGCGCTGCGCGATATCGGCCAGAAGACCGGCCTTTATGCGCTGATGAACAAGCGCGGCTTCACCAATGCGCAGCTCGACGCCTGCATCGCCGACCCGGCATCGGAAAAGGCGATCCTGGCGATGACCGACGAGGCGTGGAACAAGGTCAAGATCACCGGCACGCCCGGCTTCGTCGTCAACGGCACGCTGGTCCAGGGATCGACCTGGGAGTTGCTCAAGGCCGCATTGCCCGCAGCCGCCCGCTGA
- a CDS encoding DUF721 domain-containing protein: MTERPPTAKKTSRAAPPAERPRTGAPRAIADLMPEIGRTAFRKFGFVQSSIVTRWNDIVGADYAAITAPESIRFPVGQKSGGTLQLTVMSGHAPMIQHALPDIIERVNRFFGYAAVAKVAMKQGMVGPAPVERRPPPRNLKPIPVELGDSLRDIGDPELRKVLESLAQGLANSNGLPKIG, from the coding sequence ATGACGGAACGCCCCCCGACCGCGAAAAAGACGAGCCGCGCCGCGCCGCCGGCCGAGCGCCCCCGCACGGGTGCGCCGCGCGCGATCGCCGATCTGATGCCGGAAATCGGCCGCACCGCATTCCGCAAGTTCGGTTTCGTCCAGTCGAGCATCGTTACCCGCTGGAACGATATCGTCGGCGCCGACTATGCCGCGATCACCGCGCCCGAATCGATCCGCTTCCCGGTCGGCCAGAAATCGGGCGGCACGCTGCAACTCACCGTGATGAGCGGCCATGCGCCGATGATCCAGCATGCGCTGCCCGACATCATCGAGCGGGTGAACCGCTTCTTCGGCTATGCCGCCGTCGCCAAGGTGGCGATGAAGCAGGGCATGGTCGGTCCCGCACCGGTCGAGCGGCGCCCGCCGCCCCGAAACCTCAAACCCATTCCGGTCGAGCTGGGGGATTCCCTGCGCGACATCGGTGATCCGGAATTGCGCAAAGTCCTCGAATCGCTGGCACAGGGGCTTGCGAATTCGAATGGCCTGCCCAAGATCGGTTGA
- a CDS encoding A/G-specific adenine glycosylase, translating to MRVEMSGSKIARDLLAHYDVHARRLPWRAPPGANAADPYHVWLSEVMLQQTTVAAVGPYFEKFTVRWPTVEDLAASADADLMAAWAGLGYYARARNLLACARAVVADHGGRFPDTEDALRALPGLGAYTAAAVAAIAFGQRAVVVDANVERVVARLFAIATPLPAARPEIRAAADSITPDLRAGDFAQAMMDLGATICTARNPACGICPLRQDCAAVRTADPAAFPVKAPKKAKPHRLGHAWWIERSDGQVWLVRRPDKGLLGGMRALPSSDWNAAPDATPPFVAQWQTIDPPVAHVFTHFSLALSVHTTHVGLDHVPAGAGEWWPRDRIGEAGLPTLFARAADAAMKEMTDDARN from the coding sequence ATGCGCGTCGAGATGTCGGGTTCAAAAATCGCACGGGATCTGCTGGCCCATTATGACGTCCATGCCCGGCGCCTGCCCTGGCGCGCGCCGCCGGGCGCCAATGCGGCCGATCCCTATCATGTCTGGCTGTCCGAAGTGATGCTGCAACAGACCACGGTCGCGGCGGTCGGCCCCTATTTCGAGAAATTCACGGTCCGCTGGCCGACGGTGGAGGATCTGGCCGCCAGCGCCGACGCCGATCTGATGGCCGCCTGGGCGGGGCTGGGCTATTATGCCCGTGCCCGCAACCTGCTGGCCTGCGCCCGCGCCGTGGTGGCCGACCATGGCGGCCGCTTCCCCGATACCGAAGACGCATTGCGCGCCCTGCCGGGCCTGGGCGCCTATACCGCCGCTGCCGTTGCCGCGATCGCCTTTGGCCAGCGCGCCGTGGTGGTCGATGCCAATGTCGAGCGGGTGGTCGCCCGCCTGTTCGCGATAGCGACGCCCTTGCCCGCCGCCCGGCCGGAAATACGCGCGGCGGCCGACAGCATCACGCCGGACCTGCGCGCCGGTGATTTTGCCCAGGCGATGATGGACCTGGGCGCCACCATCTGCACGGCGCGCAATCCCGCCTGCGGCATCTGCCCGCTGCGTCAGGATTGCGCGGCGGTGCGCACTGCCGATCCTGCCGCCTTCCCGGTCAAGGCGCCGAAAAAGGCCAAGCCCCATCGCCTCGGCCATGCCTGGTGGATCGAACGGAGCGACGGCCAGGTCTGGCTGGTGCGTCGCCCGGACAAGGGATTGCTGGGCGGCATGCGCGCGCTGCCCAGTTCCGACTGGAATGCTGCGCCTGACGCCACGCCGCCCTTCGTCGCGCAGTGGCAGACCATCGATCCGCCGGTCGCCCATGTCTTCACCCATTTCTCGCTGGCGCTCAGCGTCCACACTACCCATGTGGGGCTGGACCATGTGCCGGCGGGCGCGGGCGAATGGTGGCCGCGCGACCGGATCGGCGAGGCGGGGCTACCCACCCTGTTTGCGCGGGCAGCCGATGCGGCGATGAAGGAGATGACGGACGATGCACGGAACTGA
- the nudC gene encoding NAD(+) diphosphatase: MHGTDPQAHGLPGFVGGTLDRVDHIRSNPALHAQAFAASNARLLILEGLEPVTDDHGLALAPLGPDARIEQHVLLGVDLQDRPIFAHLVETLEQGPNATPRSRGLADLVSASDVALYGTARSLVFWHARHRFCSVCGAPTHAHKAGWARRCESCASEHFPRVDPVSIMLAEHQGRVLLGRQHSWPPGRYSALAGFIEPGETVEEAVARELKEEAGITVHSVRYVMSQPWPFPSSLMIACVAQCDDPALTLDETEIEHAFWCDADGVAAALAGDPDAPFLAPPRMAVAWHLLDHWLRGAVAPSDARA; encoded by the coding sequence ATGCACGGAACTGACCCCCAAGCGCATGGCCTGCCCGGTTTCGTCGGCGGCACGCTCGACCGGGTCGACCATATCCGCAGCAATCCCGCGCTCCATGCGCAGGCCTTTGCCGCGTCCAATGCCCGGCTGCTGATCCTCGAAGGGCTGGAGCCGGTGACCGACGATCATGGCCTGGCCCTGGCGCCGCTCGGTCCCGACGCCCGGATCGAGCAGCATGTGCTGCTCGGCGTCGATCTGCAGGATCGCCCGATCTTCGCCCATCTGGTCGAGACGCTGGAACAGGGGCCCAACGCGACGCCGCGATCGCGTGGCCTCGCCGATCTCGTCTCCGCGTCCGACGTTGCGCTCTACGGCACCGCGCGCAGCCTCGTCTTCTGGCATGCCCGCCACCGTTTCTGCTCGGTTTGCGGCGCGCCGACCCATGCGCACAAGGCCGGCTGGGCGCGGCGCTGCGAATCCTGCGCTTCCGAACATTTCCCGCGCGTCGACCCGGTCTCGATCATGCTCGCCGAACATCAGGGCCGTGTCCTGCTCGGCCGCCAGCATAGCTGGCCGCCCGGCCGCTATTCCGCGCTCGCCGGCTTCATCGAGCCGGGCGAGACGGTCGAGGAAGCGGTCGCGCGCGAACTGAAGGAGGAAGCCGGCATCACGGTCCATTCGGTCCGCTATGTGATGAGCCAGCCCTGGCCCTTCCCGTCCTCGCTGATGATCGCCTGTGTCGCCCAGTGCGACGATCCCGCGCTGACCCTGGACGAGACCGAGATCGAACATGCCTTCTGGTGCGATGCCGATGGCGTCGCCGCCGCGCTGGCGGGCGATCCCGACGCGCCCTTCCTGGCGCCGCCGCGTATGGCGGTCGCCTGGCACCTGCTCGACCATTGGCTGCGCGGCGCGGTTGCCCCGTCCGACGCAAGGGCGTAA
- a CDS encoding TldD/PmbA family protein: protein MLSLEEAQSRAQDLVTAARKAGADAADAIYACNASTTVAVRLGALEDVERSEGEEIGLRVFIGQRSASISASDMNPATLATLIDRSIAMAREAPEDPYAGLAPEDRLLRKRAPSLDLVDEEEPEPAALRERALIAEEAARSIPGITNSEGGGAASGRSQVALATSHGFAGAYAATNHSTWASVLAGSGADMQRDHASHASRHLKDLDDAEAVGIRAGQRAVARLNPGKVESGVMPVIFDPRIGSSLVGHLIGGMVGPAIARRSSFLLDSLGETLFDSKITVIDDPLLLRGLRSRPFDGEGLPVERRALIEDGVLTGWLMDSASARQLGLEPTGHASRGGAGAPGAGITNVHMEAGSLSVGELMADVKRGIYVTELIGMGVNGVTGDYSRGAAGFLIENGAVGPAVSEITIAGNLKDMFRTLVPANDLMFRYAMNVPTLRVDGMTVAGG from the coding sequence ATGCTCAGCCTCGAAGAAGCCCAGTCGCGCGCGCAGGATCTGGTGACGGCGGCGCGCAAGGCGGGGGCGGACGCGGCCGACGCCATCTATGCCTGCAACGCCTCGACCACGGTGGCGGTGCGGCTTGGTGCGCTGGAGGATGTCGAACGGTCCGAGGGGGAGGAGATCGGCCTGCGCGTCTTCATCGGCCAGCGCTCGGCCAGCATTTCCGCGTCGGACATGAACCCGGCGACGCTCGCCACGCTGATCGATCGCAGCATCGCCATGGCGCGCGAAGCGCCGGAAGATCCCTATGCCGGCCTGGCGCCGGAGGATCGCCTGCTCAGGAAGCGCGCGCCCTCGCTCGACCTGGTCGACGAGGAAGAGCCTGAACCCGCCGCGCTGCGCGAACGCGCGCTGATCGCGGAAGAAGCGGCGCGCAGCATCCCCGGCATCACCAACAGCGAAGGCGGCGGCGCCGCCAGCGGCCGCAGCCAGGTCGCGCTTGCCACCAGCCATGGCTTTGCCGGCGCCTATGCCGCGACCAATCATTCGACCTGGGCCAGCGTGCTCGCGGGCAGCGGCGCCGACATGCAGCGCGACCATGCCAGCCATGCCAGCCGCCATCTCAAGGATCTGGACGATGCCGAAGCGGTCGGCATACGCGCCGGCCAGCGCGCGGTCGCCCGACTCAATCCGGGCAAGGTGGAAAGCGGCGTCATGCCGGTCATCTTCGATCCGCGCATCGGCTCCAGCCTGGTCGGTCATCTGATCGGCGGCATGGTCGGCCCGGCGATCGCCCGCCGCTCCAGCTTCCTGCTGGACTCGCTGGGCGAAACATTGTTCGACAGCAAGATCACGGTCATCGATGATCCGCTGCTGCTGCGCGGCCTGCGCTCGCGCCCGTTTGACGGCGAAGGGCTGCCGGTCGAGCGCCGCGCGCTGATCGAGGATGGCGTGCTGACCGGCTGGCTGATGGACAGCGCCTCGGCCCGCCAGCTTGGCCTGGAACCCACCGGCCATGCCAGCCGGGGCGGCGCCGGTGCGCCGGGCGCGGGCATCACCAATGTCCATATGGAAGCGGGCAGCCTGTCGGTCGGCGAACTGATGGCCGATGTGAAGCGCGGCATCTATGTCACCGAACTGATCGGCATGGGCGTCAATGGCGTCACCGGCGACTATAGCCGCGGCGCCGCCGGCTTCCTGATCGAAAATGGCGCGGTCGGCCCGGCCGTGTCCGAAATCACCATCGCCGGCAATCTGAAGGACATGTTCCGCACCCTTGTGCCGGCCAATGACCTGATGTTCCGCTATGCCATGAACGTGCCGACCCTGCGCGTCGACGGGATGACCGTTGCCGGCGGCTGA
- a CDS encoding 3'(2'),5'-bisphosphate nucleotidase CysQ translates to MPAAEPLLPAVVAAVTDAADRALALWADGETRVRQWEKVPGHPVCEADLEIDVMLRERLAAIDPQAGWLSEETADTVHRLGVSRVWVVDPIDGTRDYLRGRPGWAVSVALVEDGAVRLGILAAPARKELWIAQAGQGATRNGVPLHAGNRTMLPGARVPADQLPRADRDLVTVDKPNSIALRMAMVAADEADLVATVRWGNEWDVAASALIAQEAGAIVTDALGDPLAFNRPQPVAFGLLCAAPGIHAAAAARLAPRAKEILGKA, encoded by the coding sequence TTGCCGGCGGCTGAGCCTCTGTTGCCGGCCGTCGTCGCGGCGGTCACCGATGCGGCCGATCGCGCGCTGGCGCTATGGGCCGATGGCGAAACGCGCGTGCGCCAGTGGGAAAAGGTGCCCGGCCATCCGGTCTGCGAGGCGGACCTGGAAATCGACGTCATGCTGCGCGAACGGCTGGCGGCGATCGATCCGCAGGCCGGCTGGCTGTCGGAGGAGACAGCCGATACCGTGCATCGCCTGGGCGTATCGCGTGTCTGGGTGGTCGATCCGATCGACGGCACCCGCGACTATCTGCGCGGCCGGCCCGGCTGGGCGGTCTCCGTCGCCCTGGTCGAGGATGGCGCGGTCAGGCTCGGCATTCTAGCGGCGCCCGCGCGCAAGGAATTGTGGATTGCGCAGGCCGGGCAGGGGGCGACCCGCAATGGCGTGCCGCTCCATGCCGGCAATCGCACCATGTTGCCTGGCGCCCGCGTGCCCGCCGATCAGCTGCCGCGCGCCGACCGCGATCTCGTCACCGTGGACAAGCCCAACAGCATCGCGCTGCGCATGGCGATGGTCGCCGCCGATGAGGCCGATCTGGTCGCCACCGTGCGCTGGGGCAATGAATGGGATGTCGCCGCCTCCGCCCTGATCGCGCAGGAGGCCGGCGCCATCGTCACCGACGCGCTGGGCGATCCGCTCGCCTTCAACCGGCCCCAGCCGGTCGCCTTCGGCCTGCTCTGCGCGGCGCCGGGCATCCATGCGGCCGCCGCCGCCCGCCTCGCGCCGCGCGCGAAGGAAATATTGGGCAAGGCCTGA
- a CDS encoding GDSL-type esterase/lipase family protein — protein MGKRLLALSIFCVIVGGWFAFTHYRDASQTLPDGQGREGPCALWFVGSSSIKRWTSLEQDMAPWVAHNRGINSATFNEILPRFANIEPGTPKPAAIILYAGENDLAGGRQLRPIFHDMARFLEMRSDMLGNVPVIILSVKPSPGRWAIFPQQQIYNDATRRLIPHMQNVHYADITTPLLKDGKLGDNYQADKVHMNPAGYRIWADVVRARLKEVLPAQTVKACTGG, from the coding sequence TTGGGCAAGCGTCTGCTGGCCCTGTCGATTTTTTGCGTGATCGTCGGGGGCTGGTTCGCCTTCACCCATTATCGCGATGCCAGCCAGACCCTGCCGGACGGGCAGGGGCGCGAAGGGCCATGCGCCCTGTGGTTCGTGGGCAGTTCGTCGATCAAGCGCTGGACCAGCCTGGAGCAGGATATGGCGCCCTGGGTCGCGCATAATCGCGGCATCAACAGCGCCACCTTCAACGAGATATTGCCGCGTTTCGCCAATATCGAGCCGGGAACGCCAAAACCGGCGGCGATCATCCTCTATGCCGGCGAGAATGATCTGGCGGGCGGGCGACAGCTACGGCCGATCTTCCACGATATGGCCCGCTTCCTGGAGATGCGCAGCGACATGCTGGGCAATGTGCCGGTCATCATCCTGTCGGTGAAGCCCAGTCCGGGGCGCTGGGCGATCTTTCCGCAGCAGCAAATCTATAATGATGCGACCCGGCGGCTGATCCCGCACATGCAGAATGTCCATTATGCCGACATCACCACGCCACTGCTGAAGGACGGCAAGCTGGGCGACAATTATCAGGCAGACAAGGTGCATATGAACCCGGCCGGTTACCGCATCTGGGCCGATGTCGTGCGGGCTAGACTGAAAGAGGTGCTGCCCGCCCAGACGGTGAAGGCCTGCACCGGCGGCTGA
- a CDS encoding acyltransferase family protein — MTKNPSIDLLKGLLILLVMGGHAMELTHQQHVLLWIGSGFRMPLMIGISGYLLNVTRTRSMPTGEMFSRYGRRMLLPWAVAMLVYWLASGGLLSWQTPLDLLLRPPFHLWYVPALFLLILVTRLLPLSPLVLLAIGTPVSLATMYSFGLDHGAVGGSLLSPDSRFLRYPVYFFFGMLMAERGMPKRYLWPVLLVGALGLFWWSDLYGTGNALAFVPARLLMCLALIALLPSISAVRLHFGPINRIGRESLFFYLWHPLVMGLVAMLDPHGAVILAGAVLLLYIASALAGQGRLPPLLLGAVPQRRPAPVAMQPEPVTA; from the coding sequence GTGACCAAGAACCCGTCGATCGACCTGCTGAAAGGCTTGCTGATCCTGCTCGTCATGGGCGGGCACGCGATGGAATTGACGCATCAGCAGCATGTCCTGCTGTGGATCGGCTCGGGTTTCCGCATGCCGCTGATGATCGGCATTTCCGGCTATCTGCTCAACGTCACGCGCACCCGCTCCATGCCGACGGGCGAGATGTTCAGCCGCTATGGCCGGCGCATGCTGCTGCCCTGGGCGGTGGCGATGCTCGTCTACTGGCTCGCCAGTGGCGGCCTGCTTTCCTGGCAGACCCCGCTCGACCTGCTGCTGCGTCCGCCCTTCCATCTCTGGTATGTGCCGGCGCTGTTCCTGTTGATCCTGGTGACCCGGTTGCTACCACTTTCACCGCTTGTGCTGCTGGCGATCGGCACGCCCGTCAGCCTGGCCACCATGTATAGTTTCGGCCTCGACCATGGTGCAGTGGGCGGCAGCCTGTTGTCGCCCGACAGCCGTTTCCTGCGCTACCCCGTCTATTTCTTCTTCGGCATGCTGATGGCCGAACGGGGCATGCCCAAACGCTATCTGTGGCCCGTGCTGCTGGTCGGGGCGCTGGGGCTGTTCTGGTGGTCGGATCTTTATGGCACCGGCAATGCGCTTGCCTTCGTGCCCGCCCGCTTGCTCATGTGTCTGGCGCTGATTGCGCTGCTGCCCAGCATCTCGGCGGTGCGCCTGCATTTCGGCCCGATCAACAGGATCGGGCGCGAAAGCCTGTTCTTCTATCTCTGGCATCCGCTGGTGATGGGGCTGGTGGCGATGCTCGACCCGCATGGCGCCGTCATCCTCGCTGGTGCGGTGCTGCTGCTCTACATCGCCAGCGCGCTTGCGGGGCAGGGGCGATTGCCGCCCCTGTTGCTGGGCGCAGTGCCGCAACGCAGGCCGGCCCCGGTCGCCATGCAACCGGAACCGGTCACGGCTTAG
- the purD gene encoding phosphoribosylamine--glycine ligase — protein MNILLLGGGGREHALAWKLAQSPRLSTLYAAPGNPGIAQHATLVDLDATDHRAVLDFCTRHSIALVVIGPEAPLVDGLADNLRTMGVAVFGPDKKPAQLEGSKGFTKDLCQRANIPTAGYIRVTSKDGAIAALDDFTLPVVIKADGLAAGKGVIIAETRQEALDALDTMFSGAFGKAGEEVVLEEFMTGEEASFFALTDGSAILPFGSAQDHKRVGDGDTGPNTGGMGAYSPARVLTPELEAQVIERIIKPTVETLAAEGMPYSGVLYAGLMLTEEGPKLIEYNARFGDPECQVLMMRFDGDLVELLLAVAEGRLAEQGPVALADRTALTIVMAANGYPGTPEKGGAITGIDAAEAQGARVFHAGTAEKDGAIVANGGRVLNVTATGDTVGAAQAAAYAAVDAIDFPTGFCRRDIGWREVAREAQ, from the coding sequence ATGAACATCCTTCTGCTTGGCGGCGGCGGCCGCGAACATGCGCTGGCGTGGAAGCTGGCACAATCGCCACGCCTCTCGACGCTTTATGCGGCGCCTGGCAACCCCGGCATAGCCCAGCATGCCACGCTGGTCGACCTCGACGCGACGGATCATCGCGCGGTGCTGGATTTCTGCACCCGCCATTCGATCGCGCTGGTGGTGATCGGGCCGGAAGCGCCGCTGGTCGACGGCCTGGCCGATAACCTCCGCACCATGGGCGTCGCCGTGTTCGGTCCCGACAAGAAGCCGGCGCAGCTGGAAGGCTCCAAGGGCTTCACCAAGGATCTGTGCCAGCGCGCCAACATCCCGACCGCCGGCTACATCCGTGTCACCAGCAAGGATGGCGCGATCGCCGCGCTCGACGATTTCACCCTGCCGGTGGTGATCAAGGCCGATGGCCTGGCCGCCGGCAAGGGCGTGATCATCGCCGAAACCCGGCAGGAAGCGCTCGACGCACTCGACACCATGTTCTCCGGCGCGTTCGGCAAGGCCGGCGAGGAAGTGGTGCTGGAAGAGTTCATGACGGGCGAGGAAGCCAGCTTCTTTGCCCTGACCGACGGCAGCGCGATCCTGCCCTTCGGTTCGGCCCAGGATCACAAGCGCGTCGGCGACGGCGACACCGGCCCAAACACCGGCGGCATGGGTGCCTACAGCCCGGCCCGCGTGCTGACGCCCGAACTGGAAGCACAGGTGATCGAGCGGATCATCAAGCCGACGGTCGAGACGCTGGCGGCCGAGGGCATGCCCTATTCCGGCGTGCTCTATGCCGGGCTGATGCTGACCGAGGAAGGCCCCAAGCTGATCGAATATAATGCCCGGTTCGGCGACCCCGAATGCCAGGTGCTGATGATGCGTTTCGACGGCGACCTGGTCGAACTGCTGCTGGCGGTGGCCGAAGGCAGGCTGGCCGAGCAGGGGCCGGTCGCGCTGGCCGATCGCACCGCGCTGACCATCGTGATGGCGGCCAATGGCTATCCCGGCACGCCGGAAAAGGGCGGCGCGATCACGGGGATCGACGCAGCCGAGGCACAGGGCGCCCGCGTCTTCCATGCCGGTACGGCGGAGAAGGATGGTGCGATCGTCGCCAATGGCGGGCGCGTGCTGAACGTCACCGCGACCGGCGATACGGTGGGCGCGGCGCAGGCCGCCGCCTATGCCGCGGTCGACGCGATCGACTTCCCGACCGGCTTCTGCCGCCGCGACATTGGCTGGCGCGAGGTCGCCCGCGAGGCGCAATAA
- the xseA gene encoding exodeoxyribonuclease VII large subunit: MSPEFDAYDSSGRLLAEERAGDNAPPLSVSELSGLLKRTVEDRFGHVRLRGEISGFKRAASGHLYLALKDDNAVLDGVMWKGGAQRLAFQPQDGVEVIATGKLTTYPGRSKYQIVIDRMELAGEGALMALLEKLKAKLAAEGLFNRDRKRRLPFLPRTIGVVTSPTGAVIRDILHRLADRCPTQVLLWPVLVQGQGAAEQIARAVRGFSAMDGSGPLPRPDLVIVARGGGSIEDLWSFNEEIVVRAVAECSIPTISAVGHETDTTLCDYAADMRAPTPTAAAEMAVPVRAELLAMLGEMGLRSGRAVRRGAMQARERLEMQARLMPTPDTLLAPQRQRLDLLSDGLNSGLRHRLADARAHLGQVSGALRPALLRQYVSRAAERVDRLRLRPDYLTRVYRDRATAFDRLSRLFTSVNPDLPLQRGFARVMAGDRLVRSVTDAQAAGQVSLHFADGAVAAAIDTAAPLEPAPAPAISAPSRPARKPRDTVEGGQQDLFS, encoded by the coding sequence ATGTCCCCGGAATTTGATGCCTATGACAGTTCGGGCCGCCTGTTAGCCGAGGAAAGGGCGGGGGACAACGCGCCGCCGCTCAGTGTCAGCGAATTGTCGGGCCTGCTGAAGCGCACGGTGGAGGATCGCTTCGGCCATGTCCGCCTGCGCGGCGAGATTTCCGGCTTCAAGCGCGCGGCTTCGGGCCATCTCTATCTGGCGCTCAAGGACGACAATGCCGTGCTCGACGGGGTGATGTGGAAGGGCGGGGCGCAACGGCTCGCCTTCCAGCCGCAGGACGGGGTGGAGGTGATCGCCACCGGCAAGCTCACCACCTATCCTGGCCGCTCCAAATATCAGATCGTGATCGACCGGATGGAGTTGGCGGGCGAGGGCGCGCTGATGGCGCTGCTCGAAAAGCTCAAGGCCAAGCTCGCGGCCGAAGGGCTGTTCAACCGCGACCGCAAGCGCCGCCTGCCCTTCCTGCCGCGCACCATCGGCGTCGTTACCTCGCCCACCGGCGCGGTGATCCGCGACATTCTCCACCGCCTGGCGGATCGCTGCCCGACCCAGGTGCTGCTCTGGCCGGTACTGGTCCAGGGGCAGGGCGCGGCCGAACAGATTGCCCGCGCCGTGCGCGGCTTTTCCGCCATGGACGGCAGCGGCCCGCTGCCCCGGCCCGACCTCGTCATCGTTGCGCGCGGCGGCGGCTCGATCGAGGATCTGTGGAGCTTCAACGAGGAAATCGTTGTCCGCGCTGTCGCCGAATGCTCGATCCCGACCATTTCGGCGGTCGGGCATGAAACCGACACGACCTTGTGCGACTATGCCGCCGACATGCGTGCGCCCACACCGACCGCTGCCGCCGAAATGGCGGTGCCGGTCCGCGCCGAACTGCTGGCGATGCTGGGTGAAATGGGCCTGCGCTCCGGCCGGGCGGTGCGGCGCGGGGCGATGCAGGCGCGCGAACGGCTGGAGATGCAGGCGCGGCTGATGCCGACGCCCGACACCCTGCTCGCGCCGCAGCGGCAGCGGCTCGACCTTCTGTCCGACGGTCTCAACAGCGGCCTGCGCCACCGTCTGGCCGACGCCCGCGCCCATCTGGGCCAGGTCAGTGGCGCGCTGCGCCCGGCCTTGCTGCGCCAATATGTCAGCCGCGCGGCGGAGCGGGTCGACCGGTTGCGGCTGCGCCCCGACTATCTGACCCGCGTCTATCGCGACCGGGCGACCGCCTTCGATCGCCTCTCGCGCCTCTTCACCTCGGTCAATCCCGATCTGCCGTTGCAGCGCGGCTTTGCTCGGGTGATGGCGGGCGACCGGCTGGTCCGTTCGGTCACCGATGCGCAGGCCGCAGGTCAGGTCAGCCTGCACTTCGCCGATGGCGCCGTGGCCGCCGCGATCGACACCGCCGCACCTCTTGAGCCGGCCCCCGCGCCCGCTATATCCGCCCCATCCCGTCCCGCGCGCAAGCCGCGCGACACCGTTGAAGGTGGCCAGCAGGATCTCTTCTCCTGA
- a CDS encoding DUF2093 domain-containing protein codes for MLMSNRDRPARLHYMPYSFRVLQAGDHVLCAISGQRIPLEDLRYWSIARQEPYASAALSVEAELKARAAG; via the coding sequence ATGCTGATGTCCAACCGCGACCGCCCGGCCCGGCTGCATTATATGCCCTACAGCTTCCGCGTGCTGCAGGCCGGCGACCATGTGCTGTGCGCCATATCCGGCCAGCGCATCCCGCTGGAGGATCTGCGCTACTGGTCGATCGCCCGGCAGGAACCCTATGCCAGCGCCGCTTTGTCGGTCGAGGCGGAACTGAAGGCACGCGCCGCCGGATGA